The Streptomyces camelliae genome window below encodes:
- a CDS encoding response regulator transcription factor, whose amino-acid sequence MPQTVLLAEDDRAIRHALERALTLEGYAVTAVADGVEALAQAHKTPPDVLVLDVMMPGIDGLQVCRVLRAEGNRTPILMLTALVETADRIAGLDAGADDYVVKPFDVEEVFARLRALLRRTSPVPATTGAGGGAGGSDAPRADVQISDRQVEAAGIRMDLQARRAWRGKRELELTRTEFELLELLVRNAGIVLDHSTIYDRIWGYDFGPGSKNLAVYVGYLRRKLDEPGAPQLIHTVRGVGYVLRED is encoded by the coding sequence GTGCCCCAGACTGTGCTGCTCGCTGAAGACGACCGTGCCATCCGTCATGCCCTGGAGCGTGCCCTGACGCTGGAAGGCTACGCGGTGACGGCGGTCGCCGACGGCGTCGAGGCGCTGGCACAGGCCCACAAGACGCCGCCGGACGTGCTGGTGCTCGATGTGATGATGCCGGGGATCGACGGGCTTCAGGTCTGTCGGGTGCTGCGTGCCGAGGGCAACCGCACCCCGATCCTCATGCTCACCGCCCTCGTGGAGACCGCCGACCGCATCGCCGGTCTGGACGCGGGCGCCGATGACTACGTCGTCAAGCCCTTCGACGTGGAGGAGGTCTTCGCGCGGCTGCGTGCGCTGCTGCGCCGTACCAGCCCCGTGCCCGCCACGACCGGCGCCGGCGGCGGTGCCGGCGGCAGTGACGCGCCGCGCGCCGACGTGCAGATCTCCGACCGGCAGGTCGAGGCCGCCGGCATCCGTATGGACCTCCAGGCCCGGCGCGCCTGGCGCGGCAAGCGGGAGCTGGAGCTGACCCGCACCGAGTTCGAGCTGCTCGAACTGCTGGTGCGCAATGCCGGGATCGTGCTCGACCACTCCACCATCTACGACCGGATCTGGGGGTACGACTTCGGGCCCGGCTCCAAGAACCTCGCCGTGTACGTCGGCTACCTGCGCCGCAAGCTCGACGAGCCCGGCGCGCCGCAGCTGATCCACACGGTGCGGGGCGTGGGTTACGTGCTCCGGGAGGACTGA
- a CDS encoding RtcB family protein, whose amino-acid sequence MSYVEMPGAKVPIRMWTDPATVEDVALRQLQNVATLPWIKGLAVMPDVHYGKGATVGSVIAMQGAVCPAAVGVDIGCGMSAVKTSLTANDLPGDLSRLRSRIEQAIPVGRGMHEDPVEPGDFHGLATGGWDDFWGRFDGVAEAVHFRKGRAAGQIGTLGSGNHFIELCTSEDGSVWLMLHSGSRNIGKELAEHHIGVAQKLPHNQGLVDRDLAVFVSDTPQMAAYRNDLFWAQEYAKYNRTLMMALLKDVIRKEFKKAKPTFEPEISCHHNYVSEERYDGMDLLVTRKGAIRAGSGEYGIIPGSMGTGSYIVKGLGNEKAFNSASHGAGRKMSRNAAKKRFTTKDLEDQTRGVECRKDSGVVDEIPGAYKSIDQVIDQQRDLVQVVAKLKQVVCVKG is encoded by the coding sequence ATGTCGTACGTGGAGATGCCGGGCGCGAAGGTACCGATCCGGATGTGGACGGACCCCGCGACGGTCGAGGACGTGGCCCTGCGCCAGCTGCAGAACGTGGCGACCCTGCCCTGGATCAAGGGCCTCGCCGTCATGCCGGACGTGCACTACGGCAAGGGTGCGACGGTCGGCTCGGTCATCGCGATGCAGGGTGCCGTGTGCCCGGCGGCGGTCGGGGTGGACATCGGCTGCGGGATGTCGGCGGTGAAGACGTCGCTGACGGCCAATGACCTGCCGGGGGATCTGTCGCGGCTGCGGTCGAGGATCGAGCAGGCGATTCCGGTGGGGCGGGGGATGCATGAGGATCCGGTGGAGCCGGGGGATTTTCATGGGCTGGCTACCGGTGGGTGGGATGACTTCTGGGGGCGGTTCGACGGGGTTGCGGAAGCGGTGCATTTCCGTAAGGGGCGAGCGGCCGGACAAATAGGGACACTTGGGTCGGGCAACCACTTCATTGAATTGTGTACGAGTGAAGATGGTTCGGTTTGGCTCATGCTCCACTCCGGCTCCCGGAACATCGGCAAGGAACTCGCCGAGCACCACATCGGCGTGGCCCAGAAGCTCCCGCACAACCAGGGCCTGGTCGACCGGGACTTGGCGGTCTTCGTCTCGGACACCCCGCAGATGGCGGCCTACCGCAACGACCTGTTCTGGGCGCAGGAATACGCCAAGTACAACCGCACGCTGATGATGGCGCTCCTGAAGGACGTGATCCGCAAGGAGTTCAAGAAGGCCAAGCCGACCTTCGAGCCGGAGATCTCCTGCCACCACAACTACGTTTCGGAAGAGCGGTACGACGGCATGGACCTGCTCGTCACCCGCAAGGGAGCGATCCGAGCCGGCTCCGGCGAGTACGGGATCATCCCGGGCTCCATGGGCACGGGGTCGTACATCGTGAAGGGCCTCGGGAACGAGAAGGCCTTCAACTCGGCCTCGCACGGCGCGGGTCGGAAGATGAGCCGGAACGCGGCGAAGAAGCGTTTCACGACGAAGGACCTGGAGGACCAGACCCGGGGCGTGGAGTGCCGCAAGGACTCCGGCGTCGTCGACGAGATCCCGGGCGCCTACAAGTCCATCGACCAGGTCATCGACCAGCAGCGGGACTTGGTGCAGGTCGTGGCCAAGCTGAAGCAGGTCGTCTGCGTGAAGGGCTGA
- a CDS encoding winged helix-turn-helix transcriptional regulator: MATTTAAQRREQARADYDAFLRECPTNQLLGRLSDKWVSLVVAALTQGPKRYSDIGRKIAGVSPKMLTQTLRTLERDGIITRTVTPSVPVRVDYALTPLGTSLAALLTAVKDWAETHFEEVRDARERYDAENPA; the protein is encoded by the coding sequence ATGGCGACCACGACCGCCGCCCAGCGACGCGAACAGGCCCGCGCCGACTACGACGCCTTCCTGCGCGAATGCCCCACCAACCAGCTCCTCGGCCGGCTCAGCGACAAATGGGTCAGCCTCGTCGTCGCCGCCCTCACCCAGGGCCCCAAGCGCTACAGCGACATCGGCCGCAAGATCGCCGGCGTCAGCCCCAAGATGCTCACCCAGACCCTGCGCACCCTCGAACGCGACGGCATCATCACCCGCACGGTCACCCCGTCCGTCCCGGTCCGCGTCGACTACGCCCTCACCCCCCTCGGCACCAGCCTCGCCGCCCTCCTCACCGCCGTGAAGGACTGGGCCGAGACCCACTTCGAGGAAGTACGGGACGCCCGCGAGCGCTACGACGCCGAGAACCCCGCCTGA
- a CDS encoding SDR family NAD(P)-dependent oxidoreductase, translating into MAPAPASRIAVVTGASSGIGAATARQLAAVGYRVVLTARRKDRIEELAEELTRAGHSATAYPLDVTDRAAVDEFATAFQTIGVLVNNAGGALGADPVATGDPADWRTMYETNVIGTLNVTQALLPKLEASGDGVIVVVSSTAGHGTYEGGAGYVAAKHGTHVLAETLRLEIVGKPVRVIEIAPGMVKTDEFALTRFGGDEAKAAKVYEGVAAPLTADDVAETITWAVTRPSHVNVDLLILRPRAQASNTKVHREP; encoded by the coding sequence ATGGCCCCGGCCCCCGCCTCCCGCATCGCCGTCGTCACCGGTGCGAGCAGCGGCATCGGAGCCGCCACGGCCCGACAGCTCGCCGCGGTCGGCTACCGCGTCGTCCTCACCGCGCGCCGCAAGGACCGCATCGAGGAACTGGCCGAGGAACTGACCAGGGCGGGCCACTCGGCGACGGCGTACCCGCTGGACGTGACGGACCGCGCGGCGGTGGACGAGTTCGCCACGGCGTTCCAGACGATCGGCGTGCTGGTGAACAACGCGGGCGGCGCCCTCGGCGCGGACCCGGTGGCCACCGGCGACCCGGCGGACTGGCGCACGATGTACGAGACGAACGTCATCGGCACCCTGAACGTCACCCAGGCCCTGCTGCCGAAGCTGGAGGCGAGCGGCGACGGCGTGATCGTGGTCGTGTCCTCCACGGCGGGCCACGGCACGTACGAGGGCGGCGCCGGCTACGTCGCCGCCAAGCACGGCACCCACGTCCTCGCGGAGACCCTCCGCCTGGAGATCGTGGGCAAGCCGGTCCGGGTGATCGAGATCGCCCCCGGCATGGTCAAGACCGACGAGTTCGCCCTGACCCGCTTCGGCGGAGACGAGGCGAAGGCGGCGAAGGTCTACGAGGGCGTCGCCGCCCCCCTCACGGCGGACGACGTGGCGGAAACCATCACCTGGGCGGTCACCCGCCCCAGCCACGTCAACGTCGACCTCCTCATCCTCCGCCCCCGCGCCCAGGCCTCCAACACCAAGGTCCACCGGGAGCCGTGA
- a CDS encoding DUF3558 family protein translates to MLITAACSSDSGDSKSKGGGSSAQASAGGSGASSSASASPTVQAAAYQKLPDACGVLSKNTLSDLVPKGTSGKKGSSDDPSSRASCSWSSLDNNGVKGSQFRWLNVSLLRFDSDTTRGTGEAQAHTYFTRQVKDAEAVDGAKNSKEVPLSGVGSEATAVRYDLQKKEGLFKQQTVVARVENVVVTLDYNGAGLAGDKTPDADELTQSAEKAVKEAVAAVSAANGNSSASGSGSGSSSSSAPSASPSKTASASPSSSASPSKSASGKG, encoded by the coding sequence ATGCTGATCACCGCCGCCTGTTCGTCGGACTCGGGCGACTCCAAGAGCAAGGGCGGCGGCAGCAGCGCGCAGGCGTCCGCGGGCGGATCGGGTGCGTCGTCGTCGGCGAGTGCGTCCCCGACCGTGCAGGCGGCGGCGTATCAGAAGCTTCCTGATGCGTGCGGGGTGCTGTCGAAGAACACCCTCTCCGACCTGGTACCGAAGGGCACTTCGGGCAAGAAGGGCAGTTCGGACGACCCGTCGTCCCGTGCCTCCTGCTCGTGGAGCAGCCTGGACAACAACGGTGTGAAGGGTTCGCAGTTCCGCTGGCTGAACGTCTCGTTGCTGCGTTTCGACTCGGACACCACGCGGGGCACGGGTGAGGCGCAGGCGCACACGTACTTCACGCGGCAGGTCAAGGACGCCGAGGCGGTGGACGGGGCGAAGAACAGCAAGGAGGTGCCGCTGTCCGGCGTGGGGTCGGAGGCGACGGCGGTGCGCTACGACCTGCAGAAGAAGGAAGGTCTCTTCAAGCAGCAGACGGTGGTGGCCCGGGTCGAGAACGTGGTGGTCACGCTCGACTACAACGGTGCCGGCCTCGCGGGTGACAAGACCCCGGACGCGGACGAGCTGACGCAGTCGGCGGAGAAGGCGGTCAAGGAGGCGGTGGCCGCGGTCTCCGCCGCCAACGGCAACTCCTCGGCGTCGGGTTCGGGGTCGGGTTCGTCGTCCTCTTCCGCGCCTTCCGCGTCCCCGTCCAAGACGGCGTCCGCGTCCCCCTCTTCCAGCGCTTCTCCGTCCAAGTCGGCGAGCGGCAAGGGCTGA
- a CDS encoding ArgE/DapE family deacylase, whose amino-acid sequence MLSRTEAAAVACVDEEALGRTLLELISVPSVTGSAAESELQQLLAGRLERLGLDVDLWSMDLPALRADPGFPGTEAARDEAWGLVGCTAGGGDGPTLILQGHVDVVPPGDPQAWDGDPFVPRVVGDVVYGRGACDMKAGLAAHLAALAAIRASGVRLRGRLAVHFVVGEEDGGLGAFGTLRRGHTGDACVIAEPTAGTLVTANAGALTFRLTVPGRAAHAGSRDAGVSAVDAYLPLHRALAELETERNRNPSPLMAEYPIPYALSVGTLHAGDWASSVPDLLVAEGRLGVRLGEEPAAARAEFERCVARACARDAWLREHPAQVSWPGGQFASGRLPQGHPLRDEVRDACADVGGWAARPRERGAPYGSDLRLYAGAGIPTLQYGPGDVRVAHSAGEHVSLGEAAAVARALVVTALRTAGVK is encoded by the coding sequence ATGCTCAGCCGTACGGAGGCCGCCGCGGTCGCGTGTGTGGACGAGGAGGCGCTCGGGCGGACGCTGCTGGAGCTGATCTCCGTGCCGAGCGTGACCGGGAGCGCGGCCGAGTCGGAGTTGCAGCAGCTGCTCGCCGGGCGGCTGGAGCGGCTCGGGCTGGACGTCGACCTGTGGTCGATGGACCTGCCCGCGCTGCGCGCCGACCCGGGGTTTCCGGGGACGGAGGCGGCCCGGGACGAGGCGTGGGGGCTGGTGGGGTGCACGGCGGGCGGCGGGGACGGGCCGACGCTGATCCTGCAGGGGCACGTGGACGTCGTACCGCCCGGGGATCCTCAGGCGTGGGACGGGGATCCGTTCGTGCCGCGGGTCGTGGGCGATGTCGTGTACGGGCGCGGGGCGTGCGACATGAAGGCCGGGCTGGCGGCGCATCTCGCGGCGCTGGCGGCGATCCGGGCGTCCGGGGTGCGGCTGCGCGGGCGGCTCGCCGTGCATTTCGTCGTCGGGGAGGAGGACGGCGGGCTCGGGGCGTTCGGGACGCTGCGGCGCGGGCACACGGGGGACGCGTGCGTGATCGCCGAGCCGACCGCGGGCACCCTCGTCACCGCCAACGCCGGCGCCCTCACCTTCCGCCTCACCGTGCCCGGCCGGGCCGCCCACGCCGGCTCCCGGGACGCCGGGGTCAGTGCCGTGGACGCGTATCTGCCGCTGCACCGGGCGCTGGCGGAACTGGAGACCGAGCGCAACCGGAACCCCTCGCCGCTGATGGCCGAGTACCCGATCCCGTACGCCCTCTCCGTCGGCACGCTGCACGCCGGCGACTGGGCCAGCAGTGTGCCGGACCTGCTGGTCGCGGAGGGGCGGCTCGGGGTGCGGCTGGGCGAGGAACCGGCGGCGGCGCGGGCCGAGTTCGAGCGGTGCGTGGCGCGGGCGTGCGCCCGGGACGCGTGGCTGCGCGAGCATCCGGCCCAGGTGAGCTGGCCGGGCGGGCAGTTCGCCAGCGGCCGGCTGCCGCAGGGGCATCCGCTGCGGGACGAGGTGCGTGACGCCTGCGCCGACGTGGGCGGCTGGGCCGCCCGGCCCCGGGAGCGCGGGGCGCCGTACGGCAGCGATCTGCGCTTGTACGCCGGTGCCGGGATCCCCACCCTGCAGTACGGGCCCGGCGATGTGCGGGTGGCGCACAGCGCCGGTGAGCACGTCTCGTTGGGTGAAGCGGCGGCCGTCGCGCGGGCCTTGGTGGTCACGGCGCTGCGGACGGCCGGGGTGAAGTAG
- a CDS encoding LLM class flavin-dependent oxidoreductase — translation MQFGIFTVGDVTPDPTTGRTPTEAERIKAMVAIALKAEEVGLDVFATGEHHNPPFVPSSPTTMLGYIAAKTDKLVLSTSTTLITTNDPVKIAEDFAMLQHLADGRVDLMMGRGNTGPVYPWFGQDIRKGIDLAIENYALLRRLWREDVVDWEGKFRTPLQGFTATPRPLDGVPPFVWHGSIRSPEIAEQAAFYGDGFFHNNIFWPADHTKRMVELYRTRFAHYGHGTPEQAIVGLGGQVFMRRNSQDAVREFRPYFDNAPVYGHGPSLEDFTEQTPLTVGSPQQVIEKTLAFREYAGDYQRQLFLMDHAGLPLKTVLEQLDLLGEEVVPVLRKEFAVGRPADVPEAPTHESLLAGTVRGR, via the coding sequence ATGCAGTTCGGGATCTTCACGGTCGGCGACGTCACGCCGGACCCCACCACGGGGCGTACGCCGACCGAGGCGGAGCGCATCAAGGCCATGGTCGCCATCGCGCTGAAGGCCGAGGAGGTCGGCCTGGACGTCTTCGCGACCGGCGAGCACCACAACCCGCCGTTCGTGCCGTCGTCGCCGACCACGATGCTCGGCTACATCGCGGCGAAGACGGACAAGCTGGTCCTGTCCACCTCCACCACCCTGATCACCACCAACGACCCGGTGAAGATCGCGGAGGACTTCGCGATGCTCCAGCACCTGGCCGACGGCCGGGTGGACCTGATGATGGGCCGCGGCAACACCGGGCCGGTGTATCCGTGGTTCGGGCAGGACATCCGGAAGGGCATCGACCTCGCCATCGAGAACTACGCCCTGCTGCGCCGGCTGTGGCGCGAGGACGTCGTGGACTGGGAGGGGAAGTTCCGCACCCCGCTGCAGGGCTTCACCGCCACGCCGCGGCCGCTGGACGGGGTGCCGCCGTTCGTCTGGCACGGTTCGATCCGCTCACCGGAGATCGCCGAGCAGGCGGCCTTCTACGGCGACGGCTTCTTCCACAACAACATCTTCTGGCCCGCCGACCACACCAAGCGGATGGTCGAGCTGTACCGGACCCGCTTCGCCCACTACGGCCACGGCACGCCCGAGCAGGCGATCGTCGGGCTGGGCGGCCAGGTGTTCATGCGGAGGAACTCGCAGGACGCGGTGCGCGAGTTCCGGCCGTACTTCGACAATGCGCCGGTCTACGGCCACGGGCCCTCGCTGGAGGACTTCACCGAGCAGACGCCGCTGACGGTCGGCTCGCCGCAGCAGGTGATCGAGAAGACGCTGGCGTTCCGGGAGTACGCCGGCGACTACCAGCGCCAGCTGTTCCTCATGGACCACGCGGGGCTGCCGCTGAAGACCGTGCTGGAGCAGCTCGACCTGCTCGGCGAGGAGGTCGTACCCGTGCTGCGCAAGGAGTTCGCCGTCGGCCGCCCGGCGGATGTGCCCGAGGCGCCGACCCACGAGTCGCTGCTCGCCGGGACGGTGAGAGGACGGTAG
- a CDS encoding YnfA family protein — protein sequence MPILRSAALFVVAAFFEIGGAWLIWQGVREHRGWLWMTGGVLALGAYGFVATFQPDAHFGRILAAYGGIFVAGSILWGMVADGYRPDRWDVTGMLICLAGMAVIMWAPRNGA from the coding sequence ATGCCGATCCTCCGCTCCGCCGCCCTGTTCGTCGTCGCCGCGTTCTTCGAGATCGGCGGCGCCTGGCTGATCTGGCAGGGCGTACGCGAGCACCGGGGCTGGCTGTGGATGACCGGCGGAGTCCTGGCCCTCGGCGCCTACGGCTTCGTCGCCACCTTCCAGCCCGACGCCCACTTCGGCCGCATCCTGGCGGCGTACGGCGGGATCTTCGTGGCGGGCTCGATCCTGTGGGGCATGGTCGCCGACGGCTACCGCCCCGACCGCTGGGACGTGACCGGGATGCTGATCTGCCTCGCCGGAATGGCCGTGATCATGTGGGCGCCGAGGAACGGCGCCTGA
- a CDS encoding sensor histidine kinase, whose amino-acid sequence MGRLQRLRRLLARRRPKLVSLRTTFVVSFAAVTAAVTILVGILSYSSAARLVRVDQQTVFSQVVQDVRDEVRQHEMVPEDFSSSRPGHDLVRPARTDVQVLGAQGQIVDRGDPRLPVSSRDKAMALAQTAGKVVQHKDVPVDSDLYRIATISLGDGRGAVQVAQEFSDTEDLLRTLQRRTLVLMVVVVLAAGLFGWWLARRITRRLVMLTTAAEDVARTRRLGIQVPVAGLDEVGRLGRAFDRMLGRLAQSEEDQRRLVQDAGHELRTPLTSLRTNISLLRRIDELPPATREELVADLTQEARELTDLVNELVDLAAGQSDTEPPQRVDLADIAEEVVGLAKRRTGRRIVLRTSGDTTTDGRPGMLQRAMSNLVENAAKFDRGGDAPIEVNITGPARPGTVRVEVLDRGPGIAEGDLIRIFDRFYRAADARSLPGSGLGLSIVREVALAHGGAPFAFRREGGGAVIGFTVGGETVQSGGGS is encoded by the coding sequence GTGGGCCGCCTCCAGCGGCTCCGGCGGCTGCTGGCCCGGCGCCGGCCCAAGCTCGTCTCCCTGCGGACCACGTTCGTCGTCTCCTTCGCGGCCGTCACCGCGGCGGTCACGATCCTGGTCGGCATCCTGTCGTACAGCTCCGCCGCCCGGCTCGTCCGTGTCGACCAGCAGACGGTGTTCTCGCAGGTCGTGCAGGACGTGCGGGACGAGGTGCGGCAGCACGAGATGGTCCCCGAGGACTTCTCCTCCTCCCGGCCCGGACATGATCTGGTGCGGCCCGCCCGTACCGATGTGCAGGTGCTGGGCGCGCAGGGGCAGATCGTGGACCGCGGCGATCCGCGCCTGCCCGTCTCCTCCCGCGACAAGGCGATGGCCCTCGCGCAGACCGCCGGGAAGGTGGTCCAGCACAAGGACGTGCCGGTGGACTCGGACCTGTACCGCATCGCCACCATCTCGCTCGGTGACGGGCGGGGCGCGGTGCAGGTCGCGCAGGAGTTCAGCGACACCGAGGATCTGCTGCGCACGCTGCAGCGGCGCACGCTGGTGCTGATGGTGGTGGTCGTGCTGGCGGCCGGGCTGTTCGGCTGGTGGCTGGCCCGGCGGATCACGCGGCGGCTGGTGATGCTGACCACCGCCGCCGAGGACGTCGCCCGCACCCGCCGGCTCGGCATCCAGGTGCCGGTCGCCGGACTGGACGAGGTCGGCCGGCTCGGGCGCGCCTTCGACCGGATGCTGGGGCGGCTCGCCCAGTCCGAGGAGGACCAGCGGCGGCTGGTGCAGGACGCCGGTCATGAGCTGCGGACGCCGCTGACGTCCCTGCGCACCAACATCTCCCTGCTGCGGCGGATCGACGAGCTGCCCCCGGCCACCCGCGAGGAACTCGTCGCCGACCTCACCCAGGAGGCCCGGGAGCTGACCGACCTGGTCAACGAGCTGGTCGACCTCGCCGCCGGGCAGTCGGACACCGAGCCGCCGCAGCGCGTGGACCTCGCCGACATCGCCGAGGAGGTCGTGGGGCTGGCCAAGCGCCGTACAGGCCGCAGGATCGTGCTGCGCACCAGCGGCGACACGACCACCGACGGGCGGCCCGGGATGCTGCAGCGGGCCATGTCCAACCTGGTCGAGAACGCGGCCAAGTTCGACCGGGGCGGCGACGCGCCCATCGAGGTCAACATCACCGGGCCCGCGCGGCCGGGGACGGTGCGGGTGGAGGTCCTGGACCGGGGGCCGGGGATCGCCGAGGGCGACCTCATCCGCATCTTCGACCGCTTCTACCGTGCCGCCGACGCCCGCTCGCTGCCCGGCTCGGGCCTCGGGCTGTCCATCGTCCGCGAGGTCGCGCTGGCCCACGGCGGAGCACCGTTCGCCTTCCGGCGCGAGGGCGGCGGCGCGGTCATCGGGTTCACCGTGGGCGGCGAGACAGTGCAGAGCGGCGGCGGCAGCTGA
- a CDS encoding NADP-dependent oxidoreductase, with product MRAAVVRTFGGPEAVEIAEVPVPEPGAGQVRIKVAAGALNPVDAGVRAGFFGGAGKTIGLGWDVAGTVDAAGVAAAWQVGDPVVALVAGVAEPLGAHAEYVVIDADAVALAPASVDAVHAGTLPLNGLTAVQALDLLDLAPGSSLLVTGAAGAVGGFAVQLAASRGIEVTGHARAGDEELVRSLGAARFTAGGGEPGGVDAVLDAAVLGETALAWVRDGGVYVGVRPGGQPGSVRGVRTDAVAVRPDGARLAELGRLVDEGVLTLRVAETYPLAEAAKAHARLAEGGLRGRVVLVP from the coding sequence ATGCGTGCTGCTGTGGTGAGGACGTTCGGCGGTCCGGAGGCCGTGGAGATCGCGGAGGTGCCGGTGCCGGAGCCGGGGGCGGGGCAGGTGCGGATCAAGGTGGCCGCGGGTGCGCTGAACCCGGTGGACGCGGGCGTGCGCGCCGGCTTCTTCGGCGGGGCGGGCAAGACGATCGGGCTCGGCTGGGACGTGGCCGGCACGGTGGACGCGGCGGGGGTGGCCGCCGCCTGGCAGGTCGGGGATCCGGTGGTGGCGCTGGTGGCGGGCGTGGCCGAGCCGCTCGGGGCGCACGCGGAGTACGTCGTGATCGACGCGGACGCGGTGGCGCTGGCGCCCGCCTCGGTGGACGCGGTGCACGCGGGCACCCTGCCGTTGAACGGGCTGACCGCGGTCCAGGCCCTGGATCTGCTGGATCTCGCGCCGGGTTCCTCGCTGCTGGTGACCGGGGCGGCGGGCGCGGTCGGCGGGTTCGCGGTGCAGCTGGCCGCGAGCCGGGGGATCGAGGTGACCGGGCATGCGCGGGCGGGTGACGAGGAGCTGGTGCGGTCGCTGGGGGCCGCGCGTTTCACGGCCGGCGGGGGAGAGCCGGGCGGTGTGGACGCGGTGCTGGACGCGGCGGTGCTCGGTGAGACGGCGCTGGCGTGGGTGCGGGACGGCGGTGTGTATGTCGGGGTGCGGCCCGGTGGGCAGCCCGGTTCGGTGCGCGGGGTGCGTACGGACGCGGTGGCGGTACGGCCGGACGGGGCGCGGCTCGCGGAGCTGGGCCGGCTGGTGGACGAGGGGGTGCTGACGCTGCGGGTGGCCGAGACGTACCCCTTGGCGGAGGCGGCGAAGGCGCATGCGCGGCTGGCGGAGGGCGGGCTGCGGGGACGGGTGGTGCTGGTGCCGTAG
- a CDS encoding DUF3558 domain-containing protein yields the protein MQRKAYVPGTAALLAALLAGCTSGSGGDGSTDNANPGDAGTTAAAAQPGKYRTLPEPCGAVTHDTLDTLLPGIRQLADPDQRDKAYQGDAELTYDTDRKVGCRWKVDSDDATDRLSIDFERVVSYDNSVSDDDQAKKLFADKEAAADLPAPSGSPTGSPSASSSSGSPSGSPSGSPSGSPSGSPSGSPSGSPSGSPSSSSSADLQPRVLTDLGDDAYLDDQLAASGSTAEQRTVTVVFRTSNVLVTIEYEEQPTATGTVPDSKEMQDRARNLAAKLDDALGG from the coding sequence GTGCAGCGGAAGGCGTACGTACCCGGCACCGCCGCCCTCCTCGCGGCGCTGCTGGCCGGCTGCACGAGCGGCTCCGGCGGTGACGGCTCGACGGACAACGCCAACCCGGGCGACGCCGGTACGACGGCGGCCGCCGCTCAGCCGGGCAAGTACCGCACGCTGCCCGAACCATGTGGCGCGGTCACCCACGACACGCTCGACACGCTGCTGCCCGGTATCAGGCAACTCGCCGACCCCGACCAGCGGGACAAGGCCTACCAGGGCGACGCCGAGTTGACGTACGACACCGATCGCAAGGTCGGCTGCCGTTGGAAGGTCGATTCCGACGACGCCACCGACCGTCTGTCGATCGACTTCGAGCGCGTGGTGTCGTACGACAACAGCGTCAGCGACGACGACCAGGCGAAGAAGCTGTTCGCGGACAAGGAGGCGGCGGCCGATCTGCCGGCGCCGAGCGGGTCGCCGACCGGGTCCCCGTCCGCGTCGTCGTCCAGCGGTTCTCCCTCGGGCTCTCCGTCAGGTTCTCCTTCCGGCTCTCCGTCAGGCTCTCCCTCTGGTTCCCCGTCGGGCTCGCCGAGCGGCTCCCCTTCCTCTTCCTCCTCCGCCGATCTGCAGCCGCGCGTGCTGACCGATCTCGGTGACGACGCGTATCTGGACGACCAGCTCGCCGCGTCCGGTTCGACGGCCGAACAGCGGACGGTGACTGTGGTGTTCCGCACGTCCAACGTCCTCGTCACCATCGAGTACGAGGAGCAGCCGACGGCGACGGGAACGGTCCCGGACAGCAAGGAAATGCAGGACAGGGCCCGTAATCTGGCCGCCAAGCTGGACGACGCGCTGGGCGGCTGA